Part of the Flavobacterium sp. MDT1-60 genome, GTATTGTTGAAGTTTATTTTCTCAAAAAGAGCAATAAAAACACTCATTATCAGGATCATTTTTAAGATTCTGAAGAAACCTCCACCTAATTTGTTTGCCCATCCCAGAAAAGCAAAATCAGCAATTCCGGTAAGGATTTTGGCTAAGAAATAAACGCCAATTACTACTAGAATAAAAGTCAGGATAAAAGCTGTAATCTGAATTGTATTTGGATTCCATGAAACATGTGGTGTAATGATTCCCTTCATAAGGGAAGAAAATTTAATCGCAAGATAAATTCCCAGTAACAAAGAAATAAAAGAAGCAATTTCTACAAAAAGTCCATTTTTAAAGCCTTTATATAAGCTAAAAGCCAAAAGTGCTCCAAAAATCATATCGAAAAAACTCATATTGACGGTGTTTTATTGAAGCGCAAATATAAAAGAATTATCTCTTTATTAAGGTGCAGAGGCTCAGAGATGCAAAGGTTAAGAGGTTTTTATTTTTCTGATGTATTTCATTTTTTAAGGTCATTGGATTTGAAGTCCGTATCTTTGCAGCAATAATTTTAGAATTAAGATTGTAGATTTTAGATTAAAAATCGCTAAAATCATCCTCACTCTAAAATCTAAAATCTAAAATCACAAATTAAAATGTCCAGAGATACACAATTAAAAGAGCGTTGGGAAAAGCTCGTTGATATACTTTCAAATCAGTTTTCGCAAGGCGAAGACTTAGATTTAGATGCTATTATTTACTTAATCGGAGTTCAGGAACTTGGAAAAGTACACCGTGAATTCAAAAAAGATGAAAAATTAAACCTAATGCACATTGCCATTTGCCGATTATTAGAACCGTACGGATTTTATGAATTCGACTTTTTTGATGCCGAAGGATGGCCGCATTATAAAGTAAAAGAAGAGTTACCACCACTAAAAGCAGGAGAACAATCGGTTTTGATGAAAGAAGCGATTGTGAATTATTTTTTAGAAAGAGAACTTATAGATTAGTTTTCAGTTTGCAGTCGCAGTTTTCAGTGTCTACTGAACTGAAAACTG contains:
- a CDS encoding CvpA family protein; this encodes MSFFDMIFGALLAFSLYKGFKNGLFVEIASFISLLLGIYLAIKFSSLMKGIITPHVSWNPNTIQITAFILTFILVVIGVYFLAKILTGIADFAFLGWANKLGGGFFRILKMILIMSVFIALFEKINFNNTFAKKETLDKSIFYNPVKKVAAFVYPSIEKWYESFKENHTEKPEETSETEKE